A genomic window from Accipiter gentilis chromosome 1, bAccGen1.1, whole genome shotgun sequence includes:
- the DDX18 gene encoding ATP-dependent RNA helicase DDX18, with product MSVSVAAGNLPMRLLRRKIHKRNLKLRQRNLKLRAAEGAVPAPGEAASQGPPEEEEAAAAAPEVEAAAAAAAGAASEAADAAGPRGGEGKKKTKKKKRKAVANAGGDTQAKKAKSEEDESVGVEDEDEQDSGEKEAEEEEGEEDEVPSLPLGVTGAFEDNSFTSLAGVVSENTLKGINDMGFTHMTEIQHKSIKPLLEGRDILAAAKTGSGKTLAFLIPAVELIYKLKFMPRNGTGVIILSPTRELAMQTYGVLKELMNHHVHTYGLIMGGSNRSAEAQKLGNGINIIVATPGRLLDHMQNTPGFMYKNLQCLVIDEADRILEVGFEEEMKQIIKLLPKRRQTMLFSATQTRKVEDLAKISLKKEPLYVGVDDNKETATVDGLEQGYVVCPSEKRFLLLFTFLKKNRKKKLMVFFSSCMSVKYHYELLNYIDLPVLAIHGKQKQTKRTTTFFQFCNAESGILLCTDVAARGLDIPEVDWIVQYDPPDDPKEYIHRVGRTARGINGRGHALLILRPEELGFLRYLKQARVPLSEFEFSWSKISDIQSQLEKLIEKNYFLHKSAQEAYKAYIRAYDSHSLKQIYNVNNLDLPKVSLSFGFKIPPFVDLNVNSNHGRRLQKRGGGGGFGYQKSKNVHKAKIFKHISKKSDSRQFSR from the exons ATGTCGGTGTCGGTGGCCGCGGGCAACCTGCCCATGCGGCTGCTCCGCAGGAAGATCCACAAGCGCAACCTGAAGCTGCGGCAGCGCAACCTGAAGCTGCGGGCGGCCGAGGGGGCAG TGCCTGCGCCGGGCGAGGCGGCATCGCAGGGCcccccggaggaggaggaggcggcggcggcggcccctgaggtggaggcggcggcggcggcggcggccggagcggcCTCGGAGGCCGCAGATGCTGCcggcccccgcggcggggaggggaagaagaagacgaagaagaagaagaggaaagcgGTGGCGAATGCGGGTGGTG ATACACAAGctaaaaaagcaaaaagtgaagAAGATGAATCTGTGGGGGTAGAAGATGAAGATGAGCAGGATTCTGGAGAGAAAGAagcggaagaggaggagggggaggaggatgaAGTGCCCAGTTTACCACTAGGTGTAACAG GTGCTTTTGAAGACAATTCTTTCACTTCCCTGGCTGGTGTTGTTAGTGAGAATACATTGAAAGGCATAAATGACATGGGTTTTACGCACATGACTGAAATTCAGCATAAAAGTATTAAGCCGCTTCTGGAAGGCAG GGATATTTTGGCAGCCGCAAAAACAGGCAGTGGCAAAACACTTGCGTTTCTTATTCCTGCAGTAGAGCTCATCTACAAGCTAAAATTCATGCCTAGAAATG GAACGGGTGTTATTATTCTTTCTCCTACTCGAGAGCTTGCTATGCAAACCTACGGAGTTCTTAAAGAACTTATGAATCATCATGTTCACACCTATGGTCTGATAATGGGGGGTAGTAACAGATCAGCAGAAGCACAGAAACTTGGTAATGGAATCAACATCATTGTAGCAACACCAGGAAGACTGCTTGATCATATGCAG AACACTCCAGGTTTCATGTATAAGAACTTGCAGTGTTTGGTAATTGATGAGGCGGATCGTATCTTGGAGGTTGgatttgaagaagaaatgaaacagatcATAAAACTTCTACcaa agcGCAGACAGACAATGCTTTTTTCTGCTACACAAACCAGAAAGGTTGAAGATCTGGCAAAGATATCTCTGAAGAAAGAGCCACTATATGTTGGGGTTGATGATAACAAGGAGACAGCAACAGTAGATGGTCTTGAACAG GGGTATGTAGTGTGTCCATCAGAAAAAAGATTCCTTTTGCTCTTCACATTCCTCAAGAAGAACCGGAAGAAGAAactaatggtatttttttcttcatgtatgtCAGTGAAGTACCATTATGAATTACTCAACTATATTGATCTCCCTGTTTTGGCCATTCAC GGCAAGCAGAAACAAACCAAACGTACTACAACATTTTTCCAGTTCTGTAATGCAGAATCTGGAATACTGCTGTGCACTGATGTAGCTGCCAGAGGATTGGATATTCCTGAAGTTGACTGGATTGTCCAGTATGACCCTCCAGATGATCCAAAA GAATATATTCATCGTGTCGGTAGAACTGCCAGAGGCATAAATGGTAGAGGACACGCTCTGCTCATTTTACGACCAGAAGAACTGGGCTTTCTTCGTTACCTAAAACAAGCCAGG gtaccaCTAAGTGAATTTGAATTTTCCTGGTCAAAAATTTCAGACATCCAGTCTCAG cTGGAAAAACTGATTGAGAAGAACTACTTCCTTCACAAGTCAGCCCAGGAAGCATACAAAGCCTACATTAGAGCTTATGATTCCCATTCTCTGAAGCAGATCTATAATGTCAATAACTTGGATCTTCCCAAAGTCAGCCtttcatttggttttaaaattcCTCCCTTTGTTGACCTCA ATGTGAACAGCAACCATGGCAGAAGACTACAGAAAAGGGGTGGAGGTGGGGGATTTGGTTACCAGAAATCGAAGAACGTCCACAAAGCTAAAATCTTCAAACACATTAGCAAGAAATCGGACAGTCGGCAGTTTTCTCGTTAA